The Clostridium beijerinckii genomic sequence TACTTTTATTAGAATCTGTAAACAAGAATAAATCATTAGTAGTGCTCGATCCTATTTTTGCTGATAACGGTTCTTATTATAGTAATTTTAGTAAGGAATATTCAGATAGTTTAAAAAGGATAATAAGATATTCGCATATCATTACACCTAACTTTACGGAAGCATGTATTTTATGTGATGAAAAGATTGTAGAGGAAGTGAATGAAGAGAAACTATTAGCGCTTTCTAGAAAATTATATAGTTTTGGATGTGATAATGTAATAATCACAAGTGCACCTGTCGCAAATAAAAAGAAGATTGGGATAGCTGTATATAATGGAGAAAACGATTCTTTCAAATTAATAATTAGGGATAGGATAGAAAGATCTTATCCAGGAACTGGAGATGTTTTTGCATCAGTTTTGATTGGATTAATTATGGATGGTAACTCATTAGAAAAGAGCGTTGAGGAATCATGCAAATTTGTTGAAGATTGCATTAAGGAAAGTAGTTCTTATGATTATCCAGTAAGAGAAGGATTACTTTTAGAACCAATATTGTATAAGTTAAATAATTTGAAACGGTCAATAGAAGAATAAAATATTTAAATTCGAATAAAAACAATCAATAAAAATCAATATAAGTGAAAATAAATGATTTTTTTGAAATAAAATGGTTGATTTTTATTGAAATATAAGTTATGATTATATCAGAGGAGTGATGATAATGTTTACAGAAGAAAGGTTTAATATCATTCTTCAGGAGTTGAAGGTAAAAGGAATAGTATCTGTTACTGATTTAGTACAATTACTGGATGCTTCGGAATCTACAGTTAGAAGAGATCTAAATACACTTGATAGTGAGGGACTTTTAAAGAAAATTCATGGAGGTGCAATTGCAATAGGTGAGAGTACATCCAAGCACGACTATAAAGTTAATGTTAGACAATCTTTGAATGTAGATGAAAAATCTGAAATAGCAAAGCATGCTGCTGCATTAATTGAAGATGGGGATATACTCTACTTGGATGCTGGAACAACAACTGAGATCTTAATAGATTTTATTGAAGCCAACGAAATAATAGTTGTAACTAATGGAATAGTTCATGCAAAAAAGCTTTTGGAAAGAGGTTTTAAGACTTTTATTGTTGGGGGCGAAGTTAAAGCTATAACTGAAGCAATAGTAGGAAGCACCGTTGTAGAAGATTTAAAAAAATATAACTTCTCAAAAGGCTTCTTTGGAGTAAATGGCGTAAGCAACGAGAGCGGTTATACAACTCCAGATATGAATGAAGCAATGGTTAAAGCTCAAGCAATGAAAATGTGCAGAGAATCATATGTATTAGCAGATCAATCTAAATTAGAAAAAGTTAGTTTTATAACTTTCGGAGCAATAGCAGATTCAACATTAATAACAACAAAAATTGATAATAATATTAGTTATGATACTAATGTAATAGAGGTGGTAAAAAATGATTAATACAATAACTCTTAATCCTTCTTTAGATTATATTGTTAAAGTTGATTCATTTAAAGTTGATTCATTAAATAGAACTGAAGAAGAAAATATTTATGCGGGTGGTAAAGGAATTAACGTATCCATAGTTCTTAAAAATCTAGGGGTAGCGAATACAGCTCTTGGATATGTTGCTGGATTTACTGGAGATGAAATTCTAAGACAAATACAAAGCCATGGCGTAAACTGTGATTTTATAAAATTAAAAAGTGGATTTTCTAGAATAAACGTGAAACTTAAAAGTGATGGAGAAACAGAAATTAATGGATCTGGACCTGCAATAACTGATGAAGAGTTAAATCTCTTACATGAAAAACTTTCGCATCTAACAAAAGGTGATTATTTAATATTATCAGGAAGTATACCAAATAGTGTGCCAGATAATATATATGAAAGCATTATGAACAGCTTATTGGATAAGGGTGTAGAGTTCATAGTTGATGCAACAAAAGATTTGCTGTTAAAGGTATTAAAATATAAACCGTTTTTGATAAAACCAAATCATCATGAACTTGCAGAAATGTTTAATGTAGAGTTAAAAGATGATGAAGACATAATTAAATATGGTAGAAAACTTCAAGAAATGGGAGCAAAAAATGTTCTTATTTCAATGGCAGGGGATGGAGCAATTCTACTACCTGAAAATGGAGAACCTATAAAAAGAGCTGTTCCAAAAGGAATACTTAAAAATTCAGTTGGGGCTGGAGATTCAATGGTGGCTGGTTTCTTATGCGGATATTTGAAAAATAAAAATATAGATGAAGCGTTCAAGATGGGAATTGCTACAGGAAGTGCAAGTGCTTTCTCAGAAGAATTGGCAACAAAAGAACAAGTATATGAATTATTAAAGCAAATTTAATAGTGAATTTACTATAGTGTGAGTTGAATCTTATTATATTTTAAAGTTTTAACAAGGGTAATTTAACAAGTATTATGATTTTTACAAAAGCATAAAAATATATTTAAATTTTAGGAGGCTAACAATGAGGATTGTAGATTTATTACACAAACAAGGCATAAACTTAAATTTTAATCCAAATACAAAAGAACAATGCATAAATGAATTAGTTGATTTAATGGACAAAACTGGGAATTTAAATAATAAAGAAGAATATAAAAAAGCAATATTAGCCAGGGAAGAATTAAGTACAACCGGGATAGGGGACGGAATAGCAATTCCACATGGAAAGACAAGTGCAGTAAAGAAAGCATCTCTTGCAGCTGCAATTTGTAAAAAGGGTGTTGATTATGATTCGTTAGATGGTCAACCAGCACATCTTTTCTTCATGATTGCTGTACCAGATAATAATGATAATTTACACTTAGAAGTATTAGCAAGATTATCTACTATATTAATGGATGAATCATTTAGAACAAGCTTAGTAAACTGTTCTGATAAAGAAGAGTTTTTAAGGTTAATAGATAAGAAGGAAATGGAAAAGTTTCCTGAAGAGGTAAAGGGGGAAATAGAGATGAATAAAAGTGGTTATAGAGTATTAGCAGTAACTGCATGTCCAACAGGGATTGCGCATACTTACATGGCGGCTGAAAGTCTTGAAAGTAAGGGGAAAGATATGGGAGTCTCAATAAAAGTTGAGACAAATGGTTCTGGCGGCGCTAAAAACGTTTTAACAAAAGAAGAAATAGCAAATGCAGAATGTATAATTATAGCGGCTGATAAAAATGTAGAAATGGCTAGATTTGATGGTAAGAGAGTAATTAAAACCAAAGTTGCAGATGGAATACACAAGTCAACTCAATTAATTGAGGAAGCTATAAGAGGAAATGCTCCAATATATCATCATGCTGGAGGTGCTGATAGCAGCGAAGATGTTTCAAACGAATCAGTTGGACGTCAAATTTATAAGCATCTTATGAATGGTGTATCACATATGTTACCGTTTGTAATAGGTGGTGGTATATTAATAGCTTTAGCATTCTTATTTGATACATTTAATCCTGCTAATCCGAGTGGTTTTGGTACAGGTACACCATTAGCTGCAGTTTTGAAGAATATTGGTGGTACTGCATTTGGATTTATGTTACCGGTTCTTGCTGGATTTATTGCAATGAGTATTGGAGATAGACCAGCTCTTTCAGTAGGTTTTGTTGGTGGTGCTTTAGCTAGTGCCGGTGTTACTTTTGCAAGCGCATTTGATCCAAAGGTTCCAGCAGTTTCTGGTGGTTTCTTAGGTGCATTACTTGCAGGTTTCATTGCTGGATATTTAGTTGTTGGTCTTAAGAAGTTATTTGCAGGTTTACCAAACAGTTTAGAAGGTATAAAGCCAGTATTTTTATATCCGTTACTAGGAACATTTTTAATCGGTGTTATAATGTTATTCATAAACCCAATTATGGGATCGATAAATACAGGTATCACTGGTGCACTTAATTCAATGGGTGGTACAAGTAAGATTCTTTTAGGTATTGTTTTAGGTGGTATGATGTCAGTTGATATGGGTGGTCCAGTTAACAAAGCAGCTTATCTTTTTGGTACAGCATCACTTGCTAGTGGAAACTTTGATATAATGGCAGCTGTTATGGCTGGTGGTATGGTTCCACCACTTGCAATTGCAATATGTACTACAGTATTTAGAAATAAATTTACTGAAAAAGACAGGCAAGCAGGTCTTGTAAACTATATAATGGGATTATCATTTATCTCAGAAGGTGCGATTCCTTTTGCGGCAGCAGATCCAATAAGAGTACTACCATCTTGTATAATCGGTTCAGCAGTTGCTGGAGCTCTTTCAATGGCATTTGGATGTGCATTAAGAGCACCTCACGGTGGAATATTTGTTATTGCAATCGTAACCAACCCACTTCAATACTTAGGAGCAATAGTCATTGGGGCAATAGTTGGGGCAATAATATTAGGAATAATAAAGAAACCAGTACAAAAATAAGATTTATGGGAAAATAAGAGGGTAAGTTAATATAAGGGTATAGGAAGCAGTGGAAGTTAAGAACATCCACTGCTTCTTTTATTGACTGCTAAATAAAATGAAAGGAAAAATATTTCTATAAAAAAGGATAAAATATAAGATTTTCTTATATATCTTTTTTATGGATTTGTATCATATGTTACGTAAAAATATAAAATAATATGGTATTATAAATTTACAAATAAAACATAATATAAATAAGTATTCGAAGTAAATAAATATGGATTTTTAAATTGTTTTAAGTTTAAAAATAACAAAGGTTTTATTTTCTAGTTAAATACTTTTGCTATAGGAGGAGAAAAAATATGAGTTTATTTTTAGGAAAGATACACTATTGGTTATTTAATAAGATTTTATGGTTTGAAAAATTAGAAGGTGAGATAATAAATCTTGCAAAAGAGGAAGGCTTAAATGTAGATGAGTTGCGTAAAGAAATCAATGAAAAGTATGGTGAGCCAACTCCGAATCTTCCACTAGAAGAGATGATAGATACAAGTAACATCCATGGATGGTTACAAGGAAAAATTCATTCAGCAGAAGGAAGAATGGCTGCGTGGACAACAAAACTTATAAATAATAATAAAGGTGTTACTACAAAATTAGAAGAGATTTATTCTAGCCAAGGAATTAAAGCTGCAAGTGAAGTTAAAGAAAAGGGAATGGAACTTACAAATGCAGGTGAAATTTTTGACAGTATCAATGATTATATTTTAGATGGAATGCCATGTGATAGAGTCAATGAAGTAATTAAAGCAGAAGAAGATATCGTTGAATGGAAGAGAAGAGTATGCGTTCATAGTGATATTTGGAATAAAGAAGAAGGTGACGTTGATTATTTCTACAAGCTAAGAAGTTTATGGGTTAAAGAATTTGTAAATGCAGTTAATTCAGATTTTGAGTATGTTGAAGAAGGCAACAATACAATGGTGATAAGAAGAAAATAAGATTCTTAGAATTAAGGATTTTTATGGGTTAATAATTTAAGAATAATAGAGTACCCAGCTATATTTTTGGTTATACGATGATTAAATTTATCACTATTATTTTTAATGAAAATATGTAATAGGAGGAAAAGATATGGATGCTATAGATTTAATGATGGAAGAACATAAGTATATAAAAAGAATGTTGGTTGTTGTAAGAAAAGCATGTTTTAGATTATACAAAGGTGAAAAAATAAGTTATGATGATTTTAATTCCATGATAGGTTTTATTAGAAATTTTGCTGATTCTCATCATCATAAGAAAGAAGAAGTAATGCTTTTTAATAGAATGGTTGAAGAAATAGGCCCAACTGCTGAAAAAATAGTTAAGCATGGTATGCTTGTGGAGCATGATCTTGGAAGACTACACATAAGTGAACTTCAAGCTGCACTTAAAAATCTAAAAGATGGGGATGAAGAAGCTATTTTAGACGTAATTTCTAATGCTATCTCCTATACGCATTTATTAGAGAGACATATTGATAAAGAAGATAAAGTTGTATATACATTTGCCAAAAGAGAATTAAACGCAGGCACATTAACAGGTATAAATAAGGAATGTATTGACTTTGAAGAAATAAATAATCACATAAAAAAAGATAATATTTTAATATTAGAAGAATTGGAGAAAAAATACAATTCGTAAGTAAATGGTGTTATAGTGGGAAGCGACTGTAACACCTTTATTTTTATATATAAGTATACATTTAATGGGGGCATAAAAAATACTGATTTATGTAATTTAGAAATCAGTACAGCCTAATTACTTTCTTGATTTTTTATAAGTATATGGTTTTTGTGACAAGGCTTTAGACAAAAAAATATTTTTCTAATGATAGAATTTGAATAAAAAATTATAGCAAGATAAAGTATAAAAACTTTATCTTGCTATAAAATATCCTCTAAGGTATATTTGCTAAATTCATCAACAAAAGAATTAATAGATGATGATAATATTGCTTTTAATTTGCATTTTGAAGTGGAACAAGTATGCTTTGCACTTGAAAAACATTCAGATACAGTTATACTTTCCTCTGTAATTATTAATATTTTCCCAAGGTTTATGTCTTTAGGCTCCATCCCAAGTTTTAAGCCGCCATTTCTTCCTTTAGTTGATATTACATATTCAGTTTTACCTAGCCTATGAACGATTTTCTTTAAATGATGTTCAGATATTTCAAGGTTAGATGCCAACTCTTCCACAGTGCATATTTTATCTTGATTCTTAGCTAAATATATTAAAATTCTAAAAGCATAATCTGAAAACTTAGATAAGTTCAAATTTTCACATCCCTTCTTTAGTTTCATTATACCTTATAATAAAAAAAAGTAAATTGGTTAAAAATAAAATGTGCATTTGTATTGCACATTAAAAAAACCTGTGCTAATATTAAGGTGTATTTAGAATGCACTTTAAAATTTATACATATAAAGAAATTATATATAAGACTTACATTTATGGAGTTTAGACAGGTGTTTTGTGAAAAACATAGTTAATTAAATATTAGTTAGATAGGAGAATTGTTATGGATAAGAGTTTGTTAAAAGTGTGTGATTTAAGAATTGAAGCAGATGATAAAGAGATTTTAAAAGGATTAAATCTTGAAATAAATAAAGGTGAAGTTCACGTAATAATGGGACCAAATGGAGCTGGTAAATCTACTCTAGCCAATGCTCTTTTAAATAATCCTAAATATAAAAGATTGAGTGGAGATATAGAATTCGAAGGTGAAAACATAAATGAATTAAAGACTGATGAAAGAGCTAAAAAAGGTTTATTTTTATCATTTCAATACCCAGAAGAAATTCCAGGAATTACTGTAGAGAATTTCTTAAAGTATGCTAAGAGAACTACAGATGGAAATGTGCTAAAACATTTTAAGTTTGACTTAGATTTAAAGAACAATATGAAAGAATTAAAAATAGATGAAAGCTATGCAAGCAGATATTTAAATGTAGGATTTTCAGGTGGAGAAAAGAAGAAAAATGAAATACTACAAATGTTAACTTTAAATCCAAAGTTAGCAATTTTAGATGAATCAGATTCTGGACTCGATGTTGACGCTATAAGAATTGTTTCTAAAGGTATTAAAATGTTCTCAAATGAAAACAATGGAGTTTTAATTATTACTCATAATACAAAAATATTAGAAAATTTAAAACCTGATTATGT encodes the following:
- a CDS encoding pyridoxamine kinase; the protein is MIKPIKRAAVLHDLCGIGKAALTNVIPILSTLGVEVCPIPTMILTSHTGGFSPNIERLDGYISKAVQHYIELNINFESIFVGYLGSTNNIEETLLLLESVNKNKSLVVLDPIFADNGSYYSNFSKEYSDSLKRIIRYSHIITPNFTEACILCDEKIVEEVNEEKLLALSRKLYSFGCDNVIITSAPVANKKKIGIAVYNGENDSFKLIIRDRIERSYPGTGDVFASVLIGLIMDGNSLEKSVEESCKFVEDCIKESSSYDYPVREGLLLEPILYKLNNLKRSIEE
- a CDS encoding DeoR/GlpR family DNA-binding transcription regulator; this encodes MFTEERFNIILQELKVKGIVSVTDLVQLLDASESTVRRDLNTLDSEGLLKKIHGGAIAIGESTSKHDYKVNVRQSLNVDEKSEIAKHAAALIEDGDILYLDAGTTTEILIDFIEANEIIVVTNGIVHAKKLLERGFKTFIVGGEVKAITEAIVGSTVVEDLKKYNFSKGFFGVNGVSNESGYTTPDMNEAMVKAQAMKMCRESYVLADQSKLEKVSFITFGAIADSTLITTKIDNNISYDTNVIEVVKND
- the pfkB gene encoding 1-phosphofructokinase → MINTITLNPSLDYIVKVDSFKVDSLNRTEEENIYAGGKGINVSIVLKNLGVANTALGYVAGFTGDEILRQIQSHGVNCDFIKLKSGFSRINVKLKSDGETEINGSGPAITDEELNLLHEKLSHLTKGDYLILSGSIPNSVPDNIYESIMNSLLDKGVEFIVDATKDLLLKVLKYKPFLIKPNHHELAEMFNVELKDDEDIIKYGRKLQEMGAKNVLISMAGDGAILLPENGEPIKRAVPKGILKNSVGAGDSMVAGFLCGYLKNKNIDEAFKMGIATGSASAFSEELATKEQVYELLKQI
- a CDS encoding PTS fructose transporter subunit IIABC, with protein sequence MRIVDLLHKQGINLNFNPNTKEQCINELVDLMDKTGNLNNKEEYKKAILAREELSTTGIGDGIAIPHGKTSAVKKASLAAAICKKGVDYDSLDGQPAHLFFMIAVPDNNDNLHLEVLARLSTILMDESFRTSLVNCSDKEEFLRLIDKKEMEKFPEEVKGEIEMNKSGYRVLAVTACPTGIAHTYMAAESLESKGKDMGVSIKVETNGSGGAKNVLTKEEIANAECIIIAADKNVEMARFDGKRVIKTKVADGIHKSTQLIEEAIRGNAPIYHHAGGADSSEDVSNESVGRQIYKHLMNGVSHMLPFVIGGGILIALAFLFDTFNPANPSGFGTGTPLAAVLKNIGGTAFGFMLPVLAGFIAMSIGDRPALSVGFVGGALASAGVTFASAFDPKVPAVSGGFLGALLAGFIAGYLVVGLKKLFAGLPNSLEGIKPVFLYPLLGTFLIGVIMLFINPIMGSINTGITGALNSMGGTSKILLGIVLGGMMSVDMGGPVNKAAYLFGTASLASGNFDIMAAVMAGGMVPPLAIAICTTVFRNKFTEKDRQAGLVNYIMGLSFISEGAIPFAAADPIRVLPSCIIGSAVAGALSMAFGCALRAPHGGIFVIAIVTNPLQYLGAIVIGAIVGAIILGIIKKPVQK
- a CDS encoding hemerythrin domain-containing protein, coding for MDAIDLMMEEHKYIKRMLVVVRKACFRLYKGEKISYDDFNSMIGFIRNFADSHHHKKEEVMLFNRMVEEIGPTAEKIVKHGMLVEHDLGRLHISELQAALKNLKDGDEEAILDVISNAISYTHLLERHIDKEDKVVYTFAKRELNAGTLTGINKECIDFEEINNHIKKDNILILEELEKKYNS
- a CDS encoding RrF2 family transcriptional regulator, which gives rise to MNLSKFSDYAFRILIYLAKNQDKICTVEELASNLEISEHHLKKIVHRLGKTEYVISTKGRNGGLKLGMEPKDINLGKILIITEESITVSECFSSAKHTCSTSKCKLKAILSSSINSFVDEFSKYTLEDIL
- the sufC gene encoding Fe-S cluster assembly ATPase SufC, with amino-acid sequence MDKSLLKVCDLRIEADDKEILKGLNLEINKGEVHVIMGPNGAGKSTLANALLNNPKYKRLSGDIEFEGENINELKTDERAKKGLFLSFQYPEEIPGITVENFLKYAKRTTDGNVLKHFKFDLDLKNNMKELKIDESYASRYLNVGFSGGEKKKNEILQMLTLNPKLAILDESDSGLDVDAIRIVSKGIKMFSNENNGVLIITHNTKILENLKPDYVHVLVDGRIVKTGDGSLANEIEEKGYESFKENVAI